The following proteins are co-located in the Leptospira weilii genome:
- a CDS encoding acetyl-CoA C-acetyltransferase, translated as MSNAYVIDAVRTPRGKGKKRGALASIHPQELSAATLNAIQERNGIKPEIVEEVVMGCVSQVDDQAACIARYAVMSALWPNSVPGYTVNRFCGSGLQAVNNAANHVQSGSMQIALGGGVESMSRVKMGADMNGRDFNIGNPNIQKHYNLVPQGISADLIATKFGISREEADRFAESSQIKADKAIKEGYFKKSIVPVKTEDGTIVDTDENPRIESTFEWLSDLAPVFKTIGEKELDAIALKSYPEIPKINHIHTLGNSSGIVDGAASVLLASDEGIKKYGLKPRAKIVAMASTGEDPTIMLTGPVSASKKALAIAGLKADDIDLWEINEAFASVVLYAQKSLGIPLEKINVNGGSISLGHPLGATGAILLGTALDELERRQKRYALITLCIGGGMGIATIIERM; from the coding sequence ATGTCAAACGCTTATGTAATCGATGCGGTCAGAACCCCGAGAGGAAAAGGAAAAAAAAGAGGGGCCCTGGCGAGCATTCACCCGCAGGAACTCTCTGCCGCAACCTTAAATGCGATCCAAGAAAGAAACGGAATCAAACCTGAAATCGTAGAAGAAGTCGTTATGGGATGCGTATCTCAAGTGGACGATCAAGCGGCTTGCATTGCACGTTATGCGGTCATGTCTGCGCTTTGGCCGAACTCAGTCCCCGGTTATACCGTAAACCGTTTCTGCGGTTCCGGACTTCAAGCGGTCAACAATGCCGCTAACCACGTTCAATCCGGTTCCATGCAAATCGCCCTCGGAGGAGGAGTTGAATCAATGTCCCGCGTAAAGATGGGGGCCGATATGAACGGAAGAGACTTTAATATCGGAAATCCGAATATTCAAAAACACTATAATTTGGTGCCTCAAGGAATCTCTGCGGATTTGATCGCGACTAAGTTCGGAATTTCCCGCGAGGAAGCGGATCGTTTTGCGGAATCATCTCAGATCAAAGCGGACAAAGCGATCAAAGAAGGTTACTTCAAAAAATCCATCGTTCCGGTTAAAACCGAGGATGGTACCATAGTCGATACGGATGAAAATCCGAGAATCGAATCCACTTTCGAATGGCTCTCCGATTTGGCTCCGGTTTTCAAAACGATCGGCGAAAAAGAATTGGATGCGATCGCTCTTAAATCTTACCCGGAAATTCCGAAAATCAATCATATACACACATTAGGTAACTCTTCCGGAATAGTAGACGGTGCAGCTTCGGTTCTTCTTGCTTCGGACGAAGGGATCAAAAAATACGGACTCAAACCCCGCGCGAAAATCGTCGCGATGGCTTCCACAGGCGAAGACCCTACGATCATGTTAACAGGGCCTGTTTCCGCTTCTAAAAAAGCGTTAGCGATAGCCGGACTCAAGGCCGACGATATCGATCTTTGGGAAATCAACGAAGCGTTTGCTTCCGTGGTTCTTTACGCCCAGAAATCGCTGGGCATTCCTCTGGAAAAAATCAACGTCAACGGAGGTTCCATTTCTCTCGGACATCCTCTTGGGGCAACTGGGGCGATTCTTCTCGGAACCGCGTTAGACGAGCTTGAAAGAAGGCAGAAACGTTATGCTCTGATTACCCTTTGTATCGGAGGGGGAATGGGAATCGCGACCATCATAGAAAGAATGTAA
- a CDS encoding porin OmpL1 produces MIRNMSKVLFALAVVFSSAASLSAKSYAIVGFGLQLDLGQLGGTITKDGLDAATYYGPVRSTDTCTVSASEPTCVQNPSRPAGEGNYVGVGTRRAIAAENRLVTLDRTTGGIINARSTKGAMVGGNLMVGYESDFGKYFFWRVAAEYTQKIAGGITKADIAGFNIVDMTWGFSAIVIPATVGIKLNVTEDAAVYMGAGLNYFSGGWSLNGMNNIKGGHDILAAAGVTSVANLLSDGTDPITTREHIRFRATGIAPNFLIGTQARVTDKGHVFLELETIMSAAYAVGKTQSIGGAATLAPFPTYPIVVGGQIYRFGYKHEL; encoded by the coding sequence ATGATTCGTAACATGAGTAAGGTGTTGTTTGCCCTAGCTGTGGTGTTTTCTTCGGCTGCGAGTCTTAGTGCAAAATCGTACGCAATTGTAGGATTCGGGTTACAATTAGACCTGGGCCAATTAGGTGGAACAATCACTAAAGACGGTTTGGATGCTGCAACCTATTATGGTCCAGTTAGATCAACCGACACTTGTACCGTAAGTGCAAGTGAGCCTACTTGTGTTCAAAACCCTTCTAGACCTGCGGGCGAAGGAAATTACGTAGGGGTCGGAACAAGAAGAGCAATTGCCGCTGAAAATCGACTGGTTACCCTTGATAGAACGACCGGTGGTATTATCAATGCAAGATCTACCAAAGGCGCAATGGTCGGAGGAAACCTAATGGTAGGTTACGAATCCGATTTTGGAAAATATTTCTTTTGGAGAGTTGCGGCAGAATACACACAGAAAATCGCCGGTGGTATCACAAAGGCTGATATTGCAGGCTTCAATATCGTCGACATGACTTGGGGATTCAGCGCTATCGTAATTCCAGCTACCGTGGGTATCAAATTGAATGTCACCGAAGATGCCGCAGTTTATATGGGTGCCGGTTTGAACTACTTCAGCGGTGGATGGTCGTTGAATGGAATGAACAATATCAAAGGCGGTCATGATATTTTAGCCGCTGCCGGAGTTACAAGTGTTGCAAACTTACTGAGCGATGGAACCGATCCAATTACCACTCGTGAACATATTCGATTCCGAGCTACTGGAATCGCTCCAAACTTCTTAATCGGAACTCAGGCGAGAGTAACCGATAAAGGCCACGTATTTTTAGAACTAGAAACGATTATGTCTGCCGCTTATGCAGTCGGTAAAACACAATCCATAGGAGGGGCCGCGACTCTCGCTCCTTTTCCTACTTATCCGATCGTTGTCGGTGGGCAAATTTATAGATTTGGCTATAAACACGAACTCTAA
- a CDS encoding cytochrome-c peroxidase: MYRIVSVLFFIFFLPVFYDCKEPVQKAELESFVIKNVIHPNNNPYNKDKVELGKLLYFDKRLSLNGDTNCAICHSVEIQNSEKNSLPKSKIHNSPASSLTNVGLYKDVFIDPQTKDLEEIVKERIYTAVMLKNEKTIVARLNQVPEYRQLFEKAFGSPGITMDRIVKAISAFERTIISKNSKFDRYVMGEESALSPAQIRGLDVFMNKAKCSQCHKGPNFSDSEKHTTGLSGVVQKVRTPSLRDVSRKSEFMHNGGFTKLEDVVDHFVNGGAKDSIEDPLLKPMTITEEERRDLIEFLKSLEGESHPLEMPKIPRA; encoded by the coding sequence ATGTATAGGATTGTGTCCGTTTTGTTCTTTATTTTTTTTCTGCCCGTTTTTTATGACTGTAAAGAACCGGTTCAAAAAGCGGAACTGGAAAGTTTTGTTATAAAGAACGTCATTCATCCCAATAACAACCCTTACAACAAGGATAAAGTGGAGTTGGGAAAACTGCTCTACTTTGATAAACGACTTTCACTCAATGGGGATACAAATTGTGCGATTTGTCATTCGGTGGAAATACAGAACTCGGAAAAAAATTCTTTACCTAAAAGTAAAATTCACAATTCCCCGGCCTCTTCTCTTACAAATGTAGGTTTGTATAAGGATGTGTTCATTGATCCTCAGACGAAAGATTTGGAAGAAATTGTAAAGGAAAGGATTTACACGGCGGTAATGCTCAAAAACGAGAAGACCATCGTAGCGAGACTCAATCAGGTTCCAGAATACAGACAGCTTTTCGAAAAAGCATTCGGTTCTCCTGGAATTACGATGGATCGGATCGTAAAAGCGATTTCCGCGTTTGAAAGAACGATCATATCCAAGAATTCTAAATTCGATCGTTATGTGATGGGGGAAGAGTCTGCGCTTTCCCCGGCTCAGATACGGGGCTTAGACGTGTTTATGAACAAGGCCAAATGCTCCCAATGCCACAAGGGACCGAATTTTTCGGATTCTGAAAAACATACCACCGGTCTTAGCGGAGTCGTTCAAAAAGTAAGAACCCCGAGTCTTAGAGACGTGAGTAGGAAAAGCGAATTTATGCATAACGGAGGATTTACGAAGTTGGAAGACGTAGTGGATCATTTCGTAAACGGGGGGGCGAAGGATTCAATCGAAGACCCGCTTTTAAAACCTATGACGATTACGGAGGAAGAAAGAAGGGATCTGATAGAATTCCTGAAATCTCTCGAAGGGGAATCTCATCCATTAGAAATGCCTAAAATACCAAGAGCTTAA
- a CDS encoding acyl-CoA dehydrogenase family protein codes for MYQEFTEQQLEIRDQIRNFVKKEITHEVASHWDEENKHPEELINRMRKELGVNGLTIPEEYGGWGLGSVEQCLVTEELSRGCLGISLCFGYTGLGILPILKGASHEQKKKWLQPVIDGEYGISFCLSEPGAGSDVPGMSTTAVKKGDKWVINGTKQWITGGGSAGAYTVFAYTDKGRGTRGVSCFYVKRDTPGLTVGKKEDKLGIRASDTRQIIFEDCAVEEANMIGRENLGFIYALQTLNASRPYVAAMGVGVAQAALDYASKYARQREQFGSKISSFQAVQHMLADMSIGLETSRQVTYLAARMADADDPRLPKYSAIAKAHASETAMKCALDAVQIFGGYGYTKEYPVEKLMRDAKILCIFEGTTQIQKNEIAAYVIREAASAK; via the coding sequence ATGTACCAGGAATTTACCGAACAACAGCTCGAAATCAGGGACCAGATCCGCAATTTCGTGAAAAAAGAAATCACACATGAAGTTGCAAGTCACTGGGACGAAGAAAATAAACATCCCGAAGAACTCATTAATCGTATGAGAAAAGAATTGGGAGTCAACGGTTTGACTATCCCCGAAGAATACGGCGGTTGGGGACTTGGTTCGGTGGAGCAGTGTCTCGTCACCGAAGAACTTTCCAGAGGATGTCTGGGAATTTCTCTTTGTTTTGGTTATACAGGTCTTGGGATTCTTCCTATTTTGAAAGGAGCTTCTCACGAACAAAAGAAGAAATGGTTACAACCGGTTATAGATGGAGAGTATGGAATCTCTTTCTGTCTTTCCGAGCCGGGTGCGGGATCCGACGTTCCGGGTATGAGTACGACTGCCGTTAAAAAAGGCGACAAGTGGGTTATCAATGGAACGAAACAATGGATCACAGGCGGTGGTAGTGCCGGCGCCTATACTGTGTTTGCCTATACCGATAAGGGAAGAGGGACTAGAGGAGTGAGTTGTTTCTATGTGAAGAGAGATACTCCGGGCCTGACCGTCGGTAAAAAAGAAGACAAACTCGGAATCCGTGCTTCCGATACTCGCCAAATCATCTTTGAAGATTGCGCCGTGGAAGAAGCGAACATGATTGGAAGAGAAAACTTAGGATTTATTTACGCGCTTCAAACTCTAAACGCTTCTCGTCCGTATGTTGCGGCGATGGGAGTAGGTGTCGCTCAAGCGGCCCTTGACTACGCTTCCAAATATGCAAGACAAAGAGAGCAGTTTGGATCCAAGATCTCTAGCTTCCAAGCCGTTCAGCACATGCTTGCGGATATGTCCATCGGTTTGGAAACTTCCCGCCAAGTGACGTATCTTGCGGCGAGGATGGCCGACGCCGATGATCCGAGACTTCCCAAGTATTCCGCAATTGCAAAAGCTCACGCTTCCGAGACCGCGATGAAATGCGCTCTGGACGCGGTTCAAATTTTCGGCGGATACGGTTATACGAAAGAATATCCCGTCGAAAAACTGATGAGAGATGCGAAAATCCTTTGTATTTTCGAAGGAACCACTCAGATCCAGAAAAACGAGATCGCGGCTTACGTGATTCGTGAAGCGGCGTCCGCTAAATAA